The Theileria parva strain Muguga chromosome 1, complete sequence, whole genome shotgun sequence DNA window GGCCCAGTCAGACTGACACGCCTCTAGAGACTGTTCTAAAATCTCATTCCGCTGTAACTTTTTCTCATCCGAGGCCATTTGCAACGAGGTCATCCTGGTCAACTCATCAACTGtaatcattttattatacagtttatagtttaaaattgtgtttTTCACGTCTTTTAGGTTAAATGCTATGCATTTTAGCTGTTGATTGTACGCTTTGCGGTTATCATTTTCCACCACGTAGTGGTCGTACAATGATAATTCCATAGAGTTTATCAACTCCGATAAACGCGTTAACTCTGGACCAAAGTCCTGACCCAACAGGAAACACCTGAACAAATATCTCAACGCCTTGTCACGGTGTAAATCATTACGCAACGGACCCGCGTACTCAGGCACTAATTCATCACCGTCCACATTTTCCACATTGTTCACACTGTCTACAGTGTTGGTAGTGTTAGTATTAGTTTCCTGAGTAGTAACTGTGTCCCCAGGATCAACATTGTTAACAGAATCTGTAGAGTTGTTGGAGTTGTTGAAGTTGGAGTGTGAATTGTGTTTGATTCGTTTGGGTGATCTGAGTTGATTTTTCCAGTTATTGATGAGTGTGA harbors:
- a CDS encoding transcription elongation factor S-II protein, producing the protein MNNILELKRRIDQIINSLSNGSYNQATEGILCELESLSIDRDVLQSTRIGSSLTKLSKLLAPHSKEHSQRLITLINNWKNQLRSPKRIKHNSHSNFNNSNNSTDSVNNVDPGDTVTTQETNTNTTNTVDSVNNVENVDGDELVPEYAGPLRNDLHRDKALRYLFRCFLLGQDFGPELTRLSELINSMELSLYDHYVVENDNRKAYNQQLKCIAFNLKDVKNTILNYKLYNKMITVDELTRMTSLQMASDEKKLQRNEILEQSLEACQSDWAIKNIFLAKKSAGQFKCNKCNSKVTTYYQLQTRSSDEPMTTFVTCLNCKNRWRF